From Alkalidesulfovibrio alkalitolerans DSM 16529, a single genomic window includes:
- a CDS encoding methyltransferase domain-containing protein, with product MYLQTLQRNWEKFGREDPLWAIATVPEKFNNKWEPDEFFATGRRKVALLEKWMDANGLPRSRRLALDFGCGVGRLTQSLASLFERCVGVDIAQSMIDQARRFNRHGAKCTYVLNDFPDLRRFKSGTFDLIYTEHVLQHIHPRVSLGYVREFVRVLAPGGLLAFQAPCKLHRFEFPNTGLKAEVRVSAPFVSMEEGGRAAISVRVKNTGDHVWGKTVEPPLPMRVVVHWCTPDGQVLHPFHCSQTIPGELLPGQEADIDIPLRSPATCGRFLAVIEVVDFNEKPLPDGGCTPVVVEAAIEPSSETRENRAKAGSEADRPVMEMHALPMDVVVRTIEQAGGKVVEARSNSPRNCHTQGWYYVTR from the coding sequence ATGTATTTGCAGACGTTGCAGCGGAATTGGGAAAAGTTTGGCCGCGAAGATCCCTTGTGGGCGATCGCGACCGTTCCCGAAAAGTTCAATAATAAATGGGAGCCGGACGAGTTCTTCGCCACAGGGCGAAGAAAAGTGGCTTTGCTTGAGAAGTGGATGGACGCCAATGGCCTGCCGCGTAGCCGTCGCCTAGCCCTTGACTTCGGATGCGGCGTCGGACGGTTGACGCAGTCCCTGGCTTCTCTCTTCGAGCGTTGCGTCGGGGTGGACATCGCCCAATCCATGATCGACCAGGCGCGCAGGTTCAACAGGCACGGCGCCAAGTGCACGTACGTGCTCAACGATTTTCCCGATTTGCGTCGCTTCAAGAGCGGAACATTCGATTTGATTTACACCGAACACGTCTTGCAACACATACACCCGCGCGTGAGTCTGGGCTATGTTCGAGAGTTCGTGCGCGTGCTGGCTCCCGGTGGATTGCTCGCGTTCCAGGCTCCATGCAAATTGCACCGGTTTGAATTTCCAAACACGGGGCTGAAGGCCGAAGTGCGGGTGTCCGCCCCATTCGTGTCCATGGAAGAAGGCGGTCGGGCGGCGATCTCAGTGCGCGTCAAGAACACGGGCGATCATGTTTGGGGCAAGACCGTTGAACCTCCGCTGCCCATGCGCGTCGTTGTCCATTGGTGCACGCCGGACGGTCAGGTGCTGCACCCGTTTCACTGCAGCCAAACCATTCCTGGCGAACTCCTGCCGGGGCAGGAAGCGGACATCGACATACCCCTCAGATCGCCGGCGACATGCGGTCGTTTTTTGGCGGTGATTGAGGTTGTAGACTTCAACGAGAAGCCGCTGCCCGACGGCGGATGCACTCCGGTGGTCGTCGAGGCCGCGATCGAGCCATCGTCCGAGACTCGGGAAAACAGAGCCAAGGCTGGGTCGGAAGCGGATCGGCCAGTCATGGAGATGCACGCCCTGCCCATGGACGTGGTCGTACGGACCATTGAGCAGGCCGGAGGGAAGGTAGTCGAGGCGCGGAGCAATTCTCCACGGAACTGCCACACGCAGGGTTGGTATTACGTCACTCGATAG
- a CDS encoding HAD family hydrolase, protein MNAPLILLDFDGTIVDSLPSIVHATQRTFVERGLAAPEREDVRLALHDGRGLEFYLSRLAPGLSPEEPEMEDFITHWRDIYAREAHGLTRPFPGAREALESLHARGAVLAVVSNKNEPALIEALARMGLDDLFAAVAGQTPDRPKKPDPAPFVQTIAPLVQDFDPGRVLMVGDSEADLLFGRAIGARACFAAYGYGDPKVCAALADTVVDDVTGIPMP, encoded by the coding sequence ATGAACGCGCCGCTCATCCTGCTTGATTTCGACGGCACCATCGTCGACTCCCTGCCCTCCATCGTCCACGCCACGCAACGGACCTTTGTCGAACGCGGCCTGGCCGCGCCGGAACGCGAGGACGTGCGCCTAGCCCTGCACGACGGCCGAGGACTGGAGTTCTACCTTTCGCGGCTCGCCCCCGGCCTTTCCCCGGAAGAACCCGAGATGGAGGATTTCATCACGCACTGGCGGGACATCTATGCGCGCGAGGCCCACGGCCTGACCCGGCCCTTTCCCGGGGCACGCGAGGCGCTCGAAAGCCTTCACGCCAGGGGAGCGGTCCTGGCCGTGGTCAGCAACAAGAACGAACCGGCGCTGATCGAGGCGTTGGCGCGCATGGGACTGGACGATCTGTTCGCGGCCGTGGCAGGACAGACCCCCGACCGTCCCAAAAAACCCGACCCCGCGCCTTTTGTCCAGACCATAGCGCCGCTGGTGCAAGATTTCGATCCCGGCCGGGTGCTCATGGTGGGCGACAGCGAGGCCGACCTGCTCTTTGGCCGGGCCATCGGAGCTCGGGCCTGCTTCGCGGCTTACGGTTACGGCGATCCCAAAGTCTGCGCCGCGCTGGCCGACACCGTGGTTGACGACGTCACGGGCATCCCCATGCCCTAG
- a CDS encoding LysR family transcriptional regulator, with amino-acid sequence MELYQLKSFAAVAEEGHLTRAGERLHLSPSSVSAQIKALEDELGVALFARTPRGMALTEAGRRLKAKADQALEAARAVREEAAALRGDVFGVVRIGMNTDPSHLRVGRLQEALGRGHPGLSPAFMQSQSILVPDALRRGEMDVGFIFSGRDAEGIVKERLAETGVLVVGPAAWRERIEGAPIEDLAAMPWLWTATECPCYEDGQALFRKLDISPRTVTLSDSEDVMRELVVAGLGLAFMREDTALDLEARGLGVIWPQARLSMPLYVACLARRRDEGLVAAAMQAAHEAWA; translated from the coding sequence ATGGAATTGTACCAGCTGAAATCATTCGCGGCCGTGGCCGAGGAAGGACACCTGACGCGCGCGGGCGAGCGGCTGCACCTGAGCCCGTCGTCCGTGAGCGCCCAGATCAAGGCCCTGGAGGACGAGCTTGGAGTGGCTCTCTTCGCGCGCACCCCGCGCGGCATGGCCCTGACGGAGGCGGGAAGAAGGCTCAAGGCCAAGGCCGATCAAGCTTTGGAAGCCGCCCGGGCGGTGCGTGAGGAGGCGGCGGCGCTGCGCGGCGATGTCTTCGGCGTGGTGCGCATCGGCATGAACACCGACCCGAGCCATCTGCGCGTGGGGCGTCTGCAAGAAGCGCTTGGGCGCGGCCACCCCGGCCTTTCCCCGGCCTTCATGCAGAGCCAGTCCATTCTGGTGCCCGACGCCCTGCGCCGGGGCGAAATGGACGTGGGCTTCATTTTTTCCGGGCGCGACGCCGAGGGAATAGTCAAGGAGCGGCTCGCCGAAACGGGTGTGCTTGTGGTCGGCCCGGCTGCCTGGCGCGAGCGCATCGAAGGGGCGCCCATCGAGGATCTGGCTGCCATGCCCTGGCTTTGGACGGCCACGGAATGCCCCTGCTACGAGGACGGCCAGGCCCTCTTCCGCAAGCTGGACATAAGTCCGCGCACGGTCACGCTTTCGGACAGCGAGGACGTGATGCGCGAACTCGTCGTGGCCGGGCTCGGACTCGCCTTCATGCGCGAGGACACGGCGCTCGACCTCGAAGCCCGGGGACTTGGCGTGATCTGGCCCCAAGCTCGCCTTTCCATGCCGCTGTACGTGGCCTGCCTAGCCAGGCGGCGCGACGAGGGTTTGGTCGCGGCGGCCATGCAAGCCGCGCACGAGGCCTGGGCCTGA
- a CDS encoding VOC family protein produces MDPMSTHGAFSWNELMTTDVEAAKKFYAALFGWTFEAMTIEGDGPETGMTYTSAKLGDDWVCGMMATPSKAEGVPPHWGSYVTVRDVDETLAQVQQLGGKVLVPAFDVEGVGRMAVFQDPQGAVLSIAAYLPQG; encoded by the coding sequence ATGGATCCGATGTCCACACACGGCGCGTTTTCCTGGAACGAACTGATGACCACGGACGTGGAGGCGGCCAAAAAATTCTACGCCGCACTCTTCGGCTGGACTTTCGAGGCTATGACCATCGAGGGCGACGGCCCGGAAACGGGCATGACCTACACCTCGGCCAAACTCGGCGACGACTGGGTCTGCGGCATGATGGCGACGCCGTCCAAGGCCGAAGGCGTCCCTCCGCACTGGGGTTCCTACGTCACGGTGCGCGACGTGGACGAAACCCTGGCGCAGGTCCAACAGCTCGGCGGCAAGGTTCTGGTCCCGGCCTTCGACGTCGAGGGAGTGGGCCGTATGGCCGTGTTCCAGGACCCTCAGGGCGCTGTGCTCTCCATAGCCGCCTATCTCCCCCAAGGCTGA